A genome region from Thermococcus celericrescens includes the following:
- a CDS encoding NAD(P)/FAD-dependent oxidoreductase produces MFPGIPMLNYDVVVIGGGPAGMAAAVRAKELGLNVLLLDENDYLGGILPQCIHPGFGLHYFREELTGPEFAARLAKRLVELGVEYRTAARVMEIRNYSDLEKVVIFTSPSGAYQAWAKAVIYAAGARERHAFEIGIVGDRVAGIYTAGEAQTLMDIYGVMPGREVVIVGSGDVGLIMARRFALEGAKVKAVIELMPYPGGLARNVMILRDFEIPLYLSHKVVEVRGRGRVERVKVVKVDENLNEIPGSEFWIEADTLIISAGLVPSVKKLTAIGVEIDPSTGGPVVNDRLETSVPGVFVAGNALLINDLVDYVAEQGELAAEGAKEFIENGGIGSRKWIGVEKGENVRLLAPHRLSGERDVYLYLRVARPMEDVELRIPEAGKRVKLSLATPAEMLRVKLKAEEIRDAEKLTVEVVRE; encoded by the coding sequence ATGTTCCCGGGGATTCCGATGCTGAACTACGATGTTGTGGTCATCGGCGGCGGACCCGCCGGCATGGCGGCCGCGGTAAGGGCTAAGGAGCTGGGGCTGAACGTTCTCCTCCTGGATGAGAACGACTACCTGGGAGGGATACTCCCCCAGTGCATACACCCCGGCTTCGGACTGCACTACTTCAGGGAGGAGCTAACCGGCCCGGAGTTCGCGGCGAGGCTCGCGAAGAGGCTGGTTGAACTTGGGGTGGAATACAGAACCGCCGCGAGGGTTATGGAAATCAGAAACTACTCCGACCTGGAGAAGGTCGTAATCTTCACATCTCCAAGCGGGGCTTATCAGGCGTGGGCCAAGGCAGTCATATACGCCGCCGGCGCTCGCGAGAGGCACGCCTTCGAGATAGGAATAGTCGGCGATAGGGTTGCCGGAATCTACACCGCAGGGGAGGCACAGACGCTTATGGACATCTACGGGGTAATGCCGGGCAGGGAGGTTGTGATAGTCGGTTCCGGCGACGTCGGCCTGATAATGGCGCGCCGCTTCGCCCTTGAAGGAGCGAAGGTGAAGGCCGTCATCGAGTTAATGCCCTACCCAGGTGGATTGGCCAGAAACGTTATGATTCTGAGGGACTTCGAGATTCCCCTTTACCTGAGCCACAAGGTTGTCGAGGTGCGGGGCAGGGGAAGGGTCGAGAGGGTGAAGGTAGTAAAAGTGGACGAGAACCTCAACGAAATCCCCGGAAGTGAGTTCTGGATCGAGGCGGATACACTGATTATCTCCGCCGGACTGGTTCCGAGCGTCAAGAAGCTGACGGCCATAGGCGTTGAGATCGACCCATCCACCGGTGGGCCGGTTGTGAACGACAGGCTCGAGACGAGCGTTCCCGGGGTTTTCGTGGCTGGAAACGCGCTCCTCATCAACGACCTCGTCGATTACGTTGCAGAGCAGGGAGAGCTGGCGGCCGAAGGGGCGAAGGAGTTCATCGAGAACGGCGGAATAGGGAGCAGGAAATGGATCGGGGTTGAGAAAGGAGAAAACGTCCGCCTCCTCGCCCCACACCGCCTCAGCGGGGAGCGCGACGTTTACCTCTACCTGCGCGTCGCCAGGCCAATGGAAGACGTCGAACTCAGGATCCCCGAGGCCGGGAAGCGCGTAAAGCTCTCCCTGGCAACGCCGGCCGAGATGCTCAGGGTGAAGCTGAAGGCGGAGGAGATCAGGGATGCAGAGAAGCTTACCGTCGAGGTGGTGAGGGAATGA
- a CDS encoding RNA-guided endonuclease InsQ/TnpB family protein, translating into MKRTVTVKLQPSKEQEKILFELAHASAVIWNKLNYQRLRQFKEFGRIDFNGTEKEAYHEFKNWVGGSTVQQLARKNAESWRSFFQLNKKKKSGELPEWFRPKPPGFIGEENGKKLFIIPLRNDQYKIDGNVIGLRRLGKFGRLRIQFKGKIHLKGKQGRLEITYDEVKRKWYAHISLTVEEKLLNGEWVEVPRQPLGNVSAGIDLGVNNLMAVYVESGESFLVNGRPLKSIAFYWRKRIAEYQSKLNNSGCKKSRKLKRMHEKAKLQAKHYINTAVRQTVEKLYRLGVSKIVVGYPKGIARNSYRSRKQNFILSHVWRFNTVIQRLKEVAEEYGISVVVVNEAFTSQSCPLCGQRHPDGRIFRGLFKCRGEGVVMNADLVGAFNILKKVVETITPSLSALAGGRGNWPKTGPEGFFEPPSKGVMRTPQTSPPLS; encoded by the coding sequence ATGAAGAGGACAGTAACGGTCAAACTCCAGCCCTCAAAAGAGCAGGAGAAAATCCTTTTTGAATTAGCTCACGCTTCAGCAGTAATCTGGAACAAGCTCAACTACCAACGCTTGAGACAATTCAAAGAATTCGGCAGGATTGATTTTAACGGGACTGAAAAAGAAGCTTATCACGAGTTCAAAAACTGGGTTGGAGGTTCGACAGTTCAACAATTGGCCAGAAAGAACGCCGAAAGCTGGAGAAGCTTCTTCCAACTCAACAAGAAGAAAAAGAGTGGGGAACTGCCAGAATGGTTCAGGCCGAAACCTCCGGGGTTCATTGGGGAAGAAAACGGAAAGAAACTGTTCATTATCCCGCTTAGGAACGACCAGTATAAGATTGACGGGAACGTTATTGGGTTGAGGCGCCTCGGGAAGTTTGGAAGGCTGAGAATCCAGTTTAAAGGAAAAATTCATCTTAAAGGCAAGCAGGGGCGGTTGGAGATAACTTACGACGAGGTAAAGCGGAAATGGTACGCTCACATCAGCCTTACCGTTGAGGAAAAACTACTCAACGGAGAATGGGTTGAAGTTCCAAGGCAACCGTTGGGCAACGTTTCAGCAGGGATTGACCTGGGAGTGAACAATTTAATGGCAGTTTACGTTGAGAGTGGAGAGAGCTTCTTGGTCAATGGCAGACCCTTAAAGAGCATTGCATTTTACTGGCGGAAGAGAATAGCCGAGTATCAGTCCAAACTCAATAATTCTGGCTGTAAAAAGAGTAGGAAGCTCAAAAGAATGCACGAGAAGGCTAAACTACAAGCAAAACACTACATCAACACTGCCGTAAGGCAGACTGTGGAGAAGCTCTACCGCCTTGGGGTTAGCAAAATTGTCGTGGGTTACCCGAAGGGGATAGCCAGAAACTCTTATAGGAGCAGGAAGCAGAATTTTATCCTCTCTCACGTCTGGCGGTTCAATACCGTGATTCAACGGCTCAAGGAAGTGGCTGAGGAGTATGGTATCTCTGTTGTGGTTGTGAACGAGGCTTTCACTTCTCAATCTTGCCCTCTCTGCGGCCAACGCCATCCTGATGGGAGGATTTTCAGGGGTTTGTTTAAGTGCCGTGGAGAGGGCGTTGTTATGAACGCTGACCTTGTTGGAGCGTTTAATATCTTGAAGAAGGTTGTGGAAACCATAACCCCGAGCCTCTCGGCCTTGGCTGGCGGTAGGGGTAACTGGCCTAAGACCGGGCCGGAGGGGTTCTTTGAACCTCCTTCAAAAGGGGTGATGAGAACCCCTCAAACTTCCCCGCCCTTGAGTTAG
- the glpK gene encoding glycerol kinase GlpK, translating into MEQFILSLDEGTTSARAIIFDRESNVLSVGQYEFPQHYPKPGWVEHNPEEIWDAQFRAIKTALERAKVEPSQIAAIGVTNQRETTIVWDRSGKQLHNAIVWQCRRTAEMVEEIKREYGDVIKEKTGLVPDAYFSASKLKWLLDNVPGLREKAERGEVLFGTVDTFLIYRLTGEHVTDYSNASRTMLFNIRRLKWDDELLEIFNIPEEVLPEVRESSEVYGYTKSELIGAEIPVSGDAGDQQAALFGQAGFEAGMVKATYGTGSFILANTGKTVRYSDNLLTTIAWGLNGKVTYALEGSVFITGAAVQWLRDGIRIIKSAPETEELARKLESNEGVYFVPAFVGLGAPYWDQFARGLIIGITRGTGREHLARATLEAIAYLTRDVVEEMERLVGIKELRVDGGATANDFLMEFQADILNRRVVRPVVKETTALGAAYLAGLAVDYWGSLEEIRSLWKAERVFEPTMDEETRERLYHGWKEAVKRAMGWAKVVGV; encoded by the coding sequence ATGGAGCAATTCATCCTCTCCCTCGACGAGGGAACTACCTCGGCTAGAGCAATAATCTTCGACAGGGAGAGCAACGTTCTAAGCGTCGGCCAGTACGAGTTCCCCCAGCACTACCCCAAACCCGGCTGGGTCGAGCACAACCCGGAAGAAATTTGGGACGCCCAGTTCAGGGCCATCAAGACCGCCTTAGAGAGGGCCAAGGTTGAGCCAAGCCAAATAGCGGCGATAGGCGTTACCAACCAGCGCGAAACGACGATAGTCTGGGACAGGAGCGGTAAGCAACTCCACAACGCGATAGTCTGGCAGTGCCGGAGAACGGCTGAGATGGTGGAGGAGATAAAGAGGGAATACGGTGATGTAATCAAGGAGAAAACGGGCCTCGTGCCTGATGCCTACTTCTCGGCCAGCAAGCTGAAGTGGCTCCTCGATAACGTTCCCGGTCTGAGGGAAAAGGCCGAGAGGGGAGAGGTTCTCTTTGGAACTGTCGATACCTTCCTAATCTACCGCCTCACCGGCGAGCACGTCACAGACTACTCCAACGCCTCAAGGACGATGCTTTTCAACATCAGGAGGCTCAAATGGGACGATGAGCTTCTCGAAATCTTCAATATCCCCGAGGAGGTTCTGCCCGAGGTCAGGGAATCGAGCGAGGTCTACGGCTACACTAAGAGTGAACTCATCGGTGCGGAGATACCCGTCAGCGGCGACGCGGGCGACCAGCAGGCGGCACTGTTCGGCCAGGCGGGATTCGAGGCAGGAATGGTCAAGGCCACCTACGGAACGGGGAGCTTTATCCTGGCCAACACGGGGAAGACCGTCCGCTACTCCGACAACCTGCTCACGACAATAGCGTGGGGACTCAATGGGAAGGTCACCTATGCCCTCGAAGGGAGCGTCTTTATAACCGGTGCCGCTGTGCAGTGGCTCCGCGACGGAATCAGGATAATAAAGAGCGCGCCCGAGACCGAAGAACTCGCGAGAAAACTTGAGAGCAACGAAGGTGTTTACTTCGTCCCGGCCTTTGTTGGACTCGGTGCCCCTTACTGGGATCAGTTCGCGAGGGGGCTGATAATCGGCATAACGCGCGGAACCGGCAGGGAGCACCTCGCGAGGGCAACTTTAGAGGCCATAGCCTACCTGACGCGCGATGTGGTCGAGGAGATGGAGAGGCTCGTCGGAATAAAGGAGCTCCGCGTCGATGGAGGGGCGACTGCGAACGACTTCCTGATGGAGTTCCAGGCGGACATACTCAACAGGCGCGTCGTCAGGCCCGTCGTGAAGGAGACCACAGCTTTGGGAGCGGCATATCTGGCCGGCCTCGCCGTCGATTACTGGGGGAGCCTCGAGGAGATAAGGAGCCTGTGGAAGGCGGAGAGGGTCTTCGAGCCGACGATGGACGAAGAAACGAGGGAGCGGCTCTACCACGGCTGGAAGGAGGCTGTGAAGAGGGCGATGGGCTGGGCGAAGGTTGTTGGAGTCTGA
- a CDS encoding glycerophosphodiester phosphodiesterase family protein, with amino-acid sequence MAERKVFLLGHRGYSAKYPENTLLAFKKAIEAGADGIELDVWLTKDGEVVVIHDDTVDRTSNGSGKVKDMTLDELKSLDFGNGERIPTLEETFEALPEDVLINVEIKDAKAVKKTAAIIGANNPSRVMVSSFLIDALMEYRKHDRETRMGLLVDREETLARLPTLIGELSLWSINPPAEALELIGVEKTVGALQMARRAGLKVVLWSLKDETYYANDNLVRLGGLFNGVIVNDVERMIEYLGNIGLR; translated from the coding sequence GTGGCGGAAAGAAAGGTCTTCTTGCTCGGCCACAGGGGCTACTCCGCCAAGTACCCCGAGAACACGCTTCTTGCTTTCAAAAAGGCAATTGAAGCAGGTGCCGATGGAATTGAGCTGGACGTGTGGCTGACAAAGGACGGGGAGGTCGTGGTGATCCACGACGATACGGTTGACAGGACGAGCAACGGGAGCGGTAAAGTCAAGGATATGACGCTGGACGAGCTGAAGTCCCTGGACTTCGGGAACGGGGAGAGGATTCCAACGCTCGAAGAGACCTTTGAAGCCCTCCCGGAGGATGTCTTAATCAACGTGGAGATAAAGGATGCAAAAGCGGTGAAAAAGACGGCCGCAATAATCGGAGCAAACAACCCGTCGAGGGTTATGGTGTCTTCGTTCCTAATCGATGCCCTCATGGAGTACAGGAAACACGACAGGGAGACAAGGATGGGGCTCCTCGTGGACAGGGAAGAGACGCTCGCACGGCTCCCTACCCTCATCGGGGAGCTATCTTTGTGGTCAATAAATCCCCCGGCGGAGGCGCTTGAACTCATCGGTGTGGAAAAAACCGTGGGCGCCCTCCAGATGGCCAGGAGGGCGGGTCTTAAGGTCGTTCTGTGGTCCCTCAAAGATGAGACCTACTACGCCAACGATAACCTCGTCCGCCTCGGCGGACTCTTCAATGGGGTCATAGTCAACGACGTGGAAAGGATGATTGAGTACCTTGGGAACATTGGGTTGAGGTAA
- a CDS encoding glycerophosphodiester phosphodiesterase family protein, translating into MDSERPLILGHRGVRGRLENTLPSFERALKYADGVEFDVRLTRDGKLVTQHDGAFTPTGLSIPSKS; encoded by the coding sequence ATGGACAGTGAGAGACCTCTCATCCTTGGACACAGAGGAGTCAGGGGGAGACTCGAGAACACGCTGCCATCCTTCGAGAGGGCGCTTAAATACGCGGATGGTGTGGAGTTCGATGTGAGGCTGACCCGCGACGGAAAGCTCGTAACCCAACACGACGGGGCTTTTACTCCAACGGGGCTTTCTATCCCCTCGAAAAGCTAA
- a CDS encoding SLC45 family MFS transporter, whose amino-acid sequence MEFKYSRIFILGFGFFGISIIWALYNAYIPIFLQDTFHLSKTATGFIMTIDNLFAVLLLPFLGALSDMTRTRIGRRKPYILLGAPSAALMFALIPVARTHESLALFMGTIILMNFFMALFRSPVVAFMPDITPSEKRSQANGIINFMGGLGALLAYFGGKALYDMNYAYPFYFGAAIMLLANVLVVLVVPEPEEYRVPGKKISVRKLLSETSHRSFGELKDNLKDVFTSHERSLLAVLLAIFLWFIAFNSLETFFTSYAKYYLGIEESTGAFMLGVFSLSFMLFAIPAGFIGGRFGRRRTITLGLIIVIGIMLAAYLVGEGSKPESSSLSDPVVMTFMGLFFVGGMGWAMINVNSLPMVVDMTTEEKLGGYTGLYYFFSQAANLVAPPFAGAFLDVIGYRTLLPFATLFFILAALAMQFVRRGDIVRRKGDALDYVPDMD is encoded by the coding sequence TTGGAGTTTAAGTACAGCAGGATATTCATACTCGGCTTTGGATTTTTCGGAATAAGCATTATCTGGGCCCTCTACAACGCATACATCCCGATTTTTCTCCAGGATACGTTCCACCTCAGCAAGACTGCCACGGGCTTCATCATGACCATCGACAACCTCTTCGCGGTTCTCCTGCTCCCGTTCCTAGGCGCGCTCAGCGACATGACGAGAACGCGGATCGGGCGGCGTAAGCCGTACATACTGCTGGGCGCACCGTCGGCGGCTCTGATGTTCGCGCTCATCCCGGTAGCGAGGACCCACGAAAGTCTGGCCCTCTTCATGGGAACGATTATCCTGATGAACTTCTTTATGGCGCTGTTCCGCTCCCCGGTCGTTGCGTTCATGCCGGATATAACGCCGAGCGAAAAGAGGAGCCAGGCCAACGGAATAATCAACTTCATGGGAGGTCTCGGCGCCCTGCTGGCGTACTTCGGAGGCAAGGCGCTCTACGACATGAACTACGCGTATCCCTTCTACTTCGGTGCCGCGATAATGCTCCTCGCCAACGTACTCGTTGTTCTCGTCGTTCCCGAGCCCGAGGAGTACCGCGTTCCCGGGAAGAAGATAAGCGTGAGGAAGCTGCTCTCCGAGACATCCCACAGGAGCTTCGGTGAACTGAAGGACAACCTCAAGGACGTGTTCACGAGTCACGAGAGGAGCCTTCTGGCCGTCCTCCTTGCGATATTCCTCTGGTTCATAGCCTTCAACTCGCTGGAGACCTTCTTCACCAGCTACGCCAAGTACTACCTTGGAATAGAGGAGAGCACGGGAGCCTTCATGCTCGGCGTCTTCAGCCTGAGCTTCATGCTCTTCGCAATCCCTGCCGGGTTCATCGGCGGCCGCTTCGGAAGGAGGAGGACGATAACCCTGGGTCTCATAATAGTCATCGGAATAATGCTTGCCGCGTACCTCGTCGGCGAGGGCTCGAAACCGGAGTCCAGCTCCCTGAGCGACCCCGTCGTCATGACATTCATGGGCCTGTTCTTCGTGGGCGGTATGGGATGGGCCATGATCAACGTCAATTCCCTGCCGATGGTCGTGGACATGACGACCGAGGAGAAGCTTGGAGGGTACACGGGTCTCTACTACTTCTTCAGCCAGGCGGCAAACCTCGTTGCCCCGCCCTTCGCGGGGGCGTTCCTCGACGTTATCGGCTACAGGACCCTCCTGCCCTTCGCGACGCTCTTCTTCATACTCGCGGCCCTGGCGATGCAGTTCGTCCGGAGGGGCGACATCGTTCGGAGGAAGGGCGACGCCCTCGACTACGTCCCGGATATGGATTGA
- a CDS encoding MFS transporter: MERKGFNWGVVLGLALLGFSRSMGWALNKGFSFPLLSDYTGSAFVKGSILALEGFIGLIIPPLLGYYSDTLKSRHGRRRPFIFIGGILAALATFMIWTAYKMGAPLWAFALTLGFLYFSLHLYTAQFRALMPDTVESGQRGKASGVITLLEWAGNLFLFGLGGFLVAKYGKDYIGPFGLTALFLFIAAAFVYHKVREPETPEIKENESLSGYVRSIFATKDFLKFYTAQILWWMSFEFIAIFLYGIIAFILKGNATPENIDAVTSVGLYLMALFNVAVLIGSLPGGYVYDRVGRRLSIIIGGLIFALPLLWGWFIHTEAQIYMALFMAGIGWGALIAASYPVVGDLLTKFEKEAFTGRYYGVYEATKSIPVLLAGTIGGAIVDLAGGNYRILFPIGAILVFLAMPLIWSMKELEVRRE, from the coding sequence ATGGAACGAAAGGGCTTCAATTGGGGTGTTGTTCTCGGTCTGGCTCTCCTGGGATTCAGCAGGAGCATGGGATGGGCCCTCAACAAGGGGTTCTCTTTCCCCCTGCTCTCCGACTACACCGGTTCCGCCTTTGTGAAGGGAAGCATTCTGGCACTCGAGGGGTTTATAGGCTTAATAATCCCGCCGCTCCTCGGCTATTACAGCGATACCCTCAAGTCAAGGCACGGGAGGAGGAGACCCTTCATATTCATAGGGGGCATCCTCGCGGCGCTGGCGACGTTCATGATATGGACCGCCTACAAGATGGGCGCTCCCCTCTGGGCCTTCGCCCTCACGCTGGGCTTCCTGTACTTCTCACTCCACCTCTACACCGCCCAGTTCAGGGCTTTGATGCCGGACACGGTTGAGAGCGGCCAGCGAGGAAAGGCGAGCGGAGTTATAACGCTCCTCGAGTGGGCCGGCAACCTCTTCCTCTTTGGCCTTGGCGGGTTCCTGGTTGCGAAGTATGGGAAGGACTACATCGGCCCATTCGGGCTCACTGCACTCTTCCTCTTCATCGCGGCGGCTTTTGTCTACCACAAGGTTAGGGAGCCGGAGACCCCCGAGATAAAGGAAAACGAGAGTCTCTCGGGATACGTGAGGAGCATATTTGCCACGAAGGACTTCCTGAAGTTCTACACGGCCCAGATCCTGTGGTGGATGAGCTTCGAGTTCATAGCCATATTCCTGTACGGTATCATAGCGTTCATACTCAAGGGCAATGCGACACCTGAGAACATCGATGCAGTGACCTCGGTGGGCCTCTATCTGATGGCGCTCTTCAACGTTGCCGTGCTCATTGGTTCCCTCCCTGGCGGCTACGTCTACGATAGGGTGGGAAGGAGGCTCAGTATAATCATAGGGGGCCTCATCTTCGCCCTGCCGCTCCTGTGGGGGTGGTTCATCCACACGGAGGCCCAGATTTACATGGCACTGTTCATGGCCGGAATCGGGTGGGGGGCGCTCATAGCGGCATCCTACCCCGTGGTCGGAGACCTCCTCACCAAGTTCGAGAAGGAGGCCTTCACGGGGCGCTACTACGGTGTCTACGAGGCCACCAAGTCAATCCCAGTACTGCTCGCGGGCACCATAGGTGGGGCCATCGTTGACCTGGCGGGTGGTAACTACCGCATTCTCTTCCCGATAGGGGCCATCCTGGTGTTCCTCGCGATGCCCCTTATATGGAGCATGAAGGAACTCGAGGTGAGGAGGGAATGA
- a CDS encoding alpha/beta hydrolase, producing the protein MVWLVLFLLLLFLAFSAFVGYKMVKPPRLIGDWTPKELGFDYEDVTIETEDGIKLSGWWIPNGSDKTVVPLHGYTASRWNDLYIKPTIEFLLREGYNVLAFDFRAHGKSEGKYTTVGDREIADVRAAVRWLREKHPESSNRIGLIGFSMGAMLTIRSLAEIPEVCCGVADSPPMDLDKTGARGLKYFAKLPEWLHIFVRPFTKLFSGGREVHPIEYADDVRKPLLLIAGEKDPLVTVEEIREFYERNRAMNAGVELWVTDAPHVRTLKFHPEEWKARVGEFLRRCMG; encoded by the coding sequence ATGGTCTGGCTTGTTCTCTTCCTCCTCTTGCTCTTTCTGGCCTTTTCGGCCTTCGTGGGTTACAAAATGGTGAAACCGCCGCGCCTCATTGGGGACTGGACGCCCAAGGAGCTGGGCTTCGACTACGAGGATGTCACCATCGAAACGGAGGACGGGATCAAGCTGAGCGGCTGGTGGATTCCGAACGGGAGCGACAAAACGGTCGTTCCGCTACACGGCTACACGGCGAGCAGGTGGAACGACCTCTACATAAAGCCCACGATCGAGTTCCTTCTCAGGGAGGGCTACAACGTCCTTGCCTTTGACTTCAGAGCCCATGGAAAGAGCGAAGGGAAGTACACGACGGTCGGCGATAGGGAGATAGCCGACGTGAGGGCCGCCGTAAGGTGGCTGAGGGAGAAGCACCCTGAGAGTAGCAATAGAATTGGATTGATAGGCTTCTCGATGGGTGCCATGCTGACCATACGCTCGCTCGCCGAGATTCCGGAGGTCTGCTGCGGCGTCGCCGATTCACCGCCGATGGACCTCGATAAGACAGGTGCTAGGGGGCTGAAATATTTCGCCAAACTGCCCGAGTGGTTGCACATCTTCGTCAGGCCCTTCACGAAGCTCTTCAGCGGTGGGAGAGAGGTTCACCCCATAGAGTACGCCGATGACGTCAGAAAGCCGCTCCTCCTCATAGCCGGTGAAAAAGACCCCCTGGTCACGGTTGAGGAAATCAGGGAGTTCTACGAGAGGAACAGGGCTATGAACGCCGGTGTTGAACTCTGGGTTACCGACGCCCCCCACGTGAGGACGCTCAAGTTCCATCCCGAGGAATGGAAAGCCCGGGTTGGGGAGTTTCTGAGAAGGTGCATGGGTTAG
- a CDS encoding DUF2334 domain-containing protein, whose product MKAEISTMVIIVLVFAASSSISAPAYIPRFGDFAILIHDVSPGYFEQLREITALIDTYSLQNATYLFVIPNHGGGMPLEDSPAFVAFLGRLKAEGYHVELHGYAHTGDEFDCGANLAAEKLELGLEALAPLNASPAYFIAPRYSLSKDALAVLLSRNITVIGEDFVYFPNGTVEPVYNREYTWYLPSPFLDYQLASARASYAHTRGTFLLSIHPKAVNNDAGMEFLREFLGSLKTYEKRNP is encoded by the coding sequence ATGAAAGCGGAAATCTCGACCATGGTCATCATCGTCCTCGTCTTCGCGGCGTCGTCCTCCATATCCGCGCCCGCTTACATCCCCAGGTTCGGGGACTTTGCCATTCTCATACACGACGTCAGCCCGGGATACTTCGAGCAGCTGAGGGAGATAACCGCCCTTATAGATACCTACTCCCTCCAGAACGCGACTTACCTCTTCGTGATTCCGAACCACGGCGGAGGGATGCCGCTTGAGGATTCCCCCGCTTTCGTGGCTTTCCTCGGGAGGCTGAAGGCGGAGGGCTACCACGTGGAGCTTCACGGGTACGCCCACACCGGGGACGAGTTCGACTGCGGCGCGAACTTGGCCGCGGAGAAGCTTGAGCTCGGCCTTGAGGCACTCGCCCCGCTCAACGCATCGCCCGCGTACTTCATAGCCCCAAGATACTCCCTCTCGAAAGATGCACTGGCGGTTCTTCTGTCCCGTAACATAACCGTCATCGGGGAGGATTTCGTGTACTTCCCCAACGGAACCGTCGAACCCGTATACAACCGGGAGTACACGTGGTACCTTCCCAGCCCCTTCCTGGACTACCAGCTGGCGAGCGCCAGGGCCTCGTACGCCCACACCAGGGGAACTTTTCTCCTGTCCATCCACCCCAAGGCGGTGAACAACGATGCTGGGATGGAGTTCCTCAGAGAGTTCCTGGGTTCTCTGAAGACCTATGAAAAACGGAATCCATGA
- the tmk gene encoding dTMP kinase, whose product MFIVIEGIDGAGKSTQTKLLAEWFEEKGHEVVLTKEPTDTAFGKLIRKLVLTGGKEGIIDGARISHEAEALLFAADRAEHVSKLIKPSIEAGKIVISDRYFYSSLAYQWARGLDLEWLIDLNRFAVRPDLVILLDLPVKESMKRINGRSIKTEFDKIVELQKKVRENYLKLAERFPEIRIVNALASVEDIHNDIVALVEHELFKK is encoded by the coding sequence ATGTTCATTGTTATCGAAGGCATCGATGGTGCGGGAAAATCAACTCAGACAAAACTTCTGGCGGAGTGGTTTGAAGAGAAGGGTCACGAGGTCGTTCTCACAAAGGAGCCGACCGACACGGCTTTCGGGAAGCTCATCAGGAAGCTCGTGCTCACCGGCGGGAAGGAGGGCATCATAGACGGGGCAAGGATAAGCCACGAAGCAGAAGCGCTCCTGTTTGCCGCCGACAGGGCAGAGCACGTCAGCAAGCTGATAAAACCCTCAATAGAGGCGGGTAAAATCGTCATATCCGACCGCTACTTCTACTCGTCCCTCGCCTATCAGTGGGCGAGAGGGCTCGACCTTGAGTGGCTCATTGACCTAAACAGATTCGCCGTGAGGCCCGACCTCGTGATACTCCTCGATCTGCCCGTTAAGGAGAGCATGAAGCGCATAAACGGGCGGAGCATAAAGACCGAGTTTGACAAGATAGTCGAGCTCCAGAAGAAGGTGCGCGAGAACTACCTCAAACTGGCGGAGCGCTTCCCCGAGATAAGGATAGTCAACGCTCTAGCGAGCGTTGAGGACATCCACAACGACATAGTCGCGCTCGTGGAGCACGAGCTCTTCAAGAAGTGA
- a CDS encoding phosphohexomutase domain-containing protein, translating into MEVYYSPRFNPEELALLGRAIGTISHGTIIVGRDGRAISRYGKRAMVVGIVSTGSTIMDVRLIPLIALKDFAMRKGLPLAYVYYYGGVRVYVSGIDGDEIGAILESRSFIEAHPNDIGATVYYPNALDDFLHEVFKHYNFHIDGKALVDAMNTPAVLFFPRMSDHFGFEIELINDMMTSYLPPKPKEVFLHKLGKGDYDFGLRFRPEGVVEFYRDGEELEFGSIWKLLDHMKKNL; encoded by the coding sequence GTGGAGGTGTACTATTCCCCCAGGTTCAACCCTGAGGAGCTCGCCCTTCTCGGAAGGGCAATAGGAACGATATCCCACGGCACGATAATAGTCGGAAGGGACGGAAGGGCCATCTCAAGGTACGGGAAGCGCGCCATGGTGGTCGGAATCGTCAGTACAGGCTCAACCATCATGGACGTCAGACTCATTCCCCTCATAGCCCTCAAGGACTTCGCCATGAGGAAGGGCCTGCCCCTGGCCTACGTGTACTACTACGGCGGCGTCCGCGTTTACGTCAGCGGCATCGATGGCGACGAAATAGGGGCCATACTGGAGAGCAGGAGCTTCATAGAGGCCCATCCCAACGACATCGGGGCGACGGTCTATTATCCCAACGCCCTCGACGACTTCCTTCATGAGGTCTTCAAGCACTACAACTTCCACATCGATGGAAAAGCCCTCGTCGATGCCATGAACACCCCCGCGGTGCTCTTCTTCCCGCGCATGAGCGACCACTTCGGCTTCGAGATTGAACTGATCAACGATATGATGACCAGCTACCTTCCCCCGAAGCCCAAAGAGGTCTTCCTCCACAAGCTCGGGAAGGGTGACTACGACTTCGGACTGCGCTTCAGGCCCGAGGGGGTTGTCGAGTTCTACAGGGACGGGGAGGAGCTGGAGTTCGGCAGCATATGGAAGCTGCTCGACCACATGAAAAAGAACCTTTGA